The window aagttttggattttggaggatttcagatttcagattttcaaattaagAGTTGTTCAACCTGTAGTAAGTTGATACTTTCTTCTCTGAGCACTTTAAATGTAACACTACTAccttttcttttgacttttcattCAGAGTCTTGTGTTTATTTCATATGCAATGTCCATGGTGTTTAACTGTATTTAATACTTAGCAAGAGTTATAGGTAGGAATAGGGAAAAGAATGCCTACTTTAATCTCCTGGGAAGTAAAaagttcttctttcttttttattctctgaaacAGCTGTAAAACATTTGAAGTTTTATTAACATTCACTGTAAAACTGCCTGaactttttgtatttgtttacagGGAAGATGGTTTAGGtgcctggggaggaaggaaggatagGTGGGGGAGTAGTGTATAGTTTATATtgcaaatttatcattttagtggTTGTCTTTTGAGgtttcatgtttcttttctgGTTAGTTTAGGTAATTATGATTTTGAATTTTACCATTCATGAAAGTGATTTACTTCAAcatttattaggtttttttttctttcaaaattgttttagaatttttcattcgtagttactttatatttttattattatttatcctGGTGTATATATAGTGGTCTACACAAGTTCTAAGTGATTGCCcactttactaattttttaaaattatttgcataatttttatataattctctTATGATCTTAAAAATCTCTACTGTATCTGCAGTCATGAGACTTTTCATTCCTAATCTTGTTTACTTGTCCCATTTGTTTTGGTCAATCTTGCTAGATGTTAATCTGTACTTTtagtgttttcaaagaaccaatttttggttttatttggtCCTTCAtatcccttttctttttcattaacttatttaactTATGCTTTTATccttatttctcttcctcctctacaGTTTTTttggagacttttttttcttagcttttaaaATTGGATGTtggctgtgcatggtggctcactcctgtaatcctagcactctgggaggccgaggtgggaggatcgctcgaggtcaggagttcgagaccagcctgagcaagagtgagaccccgtccctactaaaaatagaaagaaatgatctggacaactaaaagtatatagaaaaaatgagccaggcatgatggtgcatgcctgtagtcccaggaggattgcttgagcccaggagtttgaggttgctgtgagctaggctgatgccacggcactctagcctgggcgacaaagtgagactctgtctcaaaaaaaaaaaaaaaaaaaaaaaaaaaaaggatgttaaACTCCTCACTTTTCATTCATCCTTGTTATGTAAAATATCCATTTAAGCTATAAATCTCCTCTAAGAACTACTTTAGCTGCATACTGCAACTTTTGATATGTAGtacttttgccatttttattgcatgatattttgcaatttttaaaaagatttttttctttaatccataattatttagaagtatatcttagtctaaatatatatatatttttggatatCTTTGTTATTGCTTTATGAATTTGTTGTTTTGTGATCCCATAAGACAGTTTGTATGGTAATTTTGAGATGCTGGTGAGACTTTTCTGTGTTCTATTATGGTCAGTTTTCATTAATGTTATAAATGTACTAAAAAATGTTGGGCACAgggttttttaatatatatgtataaatgttttatatatgtatatttatatgtatatgtatatacataatatataaatgaaaataatatacatatgcatatttagATTATGCTTGTTATTTGTGTTGGTCAAATATTTTATGCTCATAATTTTCTTGATCTATCAGTACAGTTAAATTCTTATGATTgtgaatttgtcattttattttaattctgtcaattttatatatgtgtttgtgtatatatttgacatttttattaggTACATACAGATTTAAGAGTTATAtatttttgctgcattttttaGATTTACTGAAATCTGCATTACTCAGATTTACTGAGTAAAACCTCTTTCTAACCtttgtaatgtttttatttgctttacttTGTTTGATATTTATATTGCTGTTCCAGCTTTCCTCTGGTTAgtattttctcagtatttttattttccattatattattttcaactAATTTGAGTGTTTTAGTTGTGCTACCTGTAAACAGGACATagccagacttaaaaaaaaaaaaatgtgtttatctcTCTTTCATTGTGTTTACATTTATTGCACTTATTATTTAGACTTAGTTTTACTATCCTATTTTTCCATTGACCGTGCTCTTCTTcgctgttttttttaatttcccaccTTCTGTTGTATTGGGTGtcgttttattcattttttttcaattttagaatttacCAATTCCATGTCTCCTTACGTTGGATATACTTAGACATTTTATAAGTTGGCAATATAAACACCTTAAACTGAGCTACCCTCTCCCATCTTCTATTTAATCGTTGACTAATGTTTTAGTTTCACTTCATTATTTACTCCCTAttagatactattaataattatcacagtgaaatttatttatacatagcAATAATAcctctttgaatattttcttaccCCAGTACCTTTTTTACTTGTAAAATATGCACAACAATATTTGCTATATTAACCATTAtgaaatgtacaattcagtggcattaaatacattcataatgctgtgcagtcatcaccactatttccagaattttttttttttttttttgagacagagtcttgctttgttgcccaggctagagagagtgccatggcatcagcctagctcacagcaacctcaaactcctgggctcaagcaatcctcctgcctcagcctcctgagtagctgggactacaggcatgcgccaccatgcccggctaattttttccatatatatttttagttggccagataattttttttatttttagtagagacggggtctcgctcttgctcaggctggtctcgaactcctgacctcgagagatccgcctgcctcggcctcccagagtgctgggattacaggtgtgagccaccgtgcccagcctacatatttgattttttgaggaactacccaAACTGTGTTCTACAGTGACTGTAccatttacattctcaccagtaatacatgagggttccaatttctcaaaTCCTtggcaacacttgttattttccttttttttttttttttttttttgctatagtcATTCTAATGTGTGTGAAGTAGCatcctcattgtggttttgattttggctagtgatgttgagcaacttatctttagagaaatggctattcaaatcctttgcccatttttgacttgggttatttgtattttcttgttgagttttacGGGTTCCCTATATATTCTTTCTGGATGTTACTCCCTTGTCAGATATGTGATTGGGATGTATTTTCTTCTATTGTATGGGTACCTTTTCACTGTCTTGGTAGTcccctttgatgcacaaaagtttttaattttgatgaagtctagtttacctatttttttcttttgttgctggtgcttttggtattatattCAAGAACTTACTGTCAACTCCattgtcatgaagattttccactatgttttcttctaagactaTCATAGTTTTATCTCTTATGTTTAGAGCTTTGATCTcttgtgagttaatttttctgtatggtaTCGGGCAAGAGTCTAACTTCATTTTTTCTGCGTGTGAATATCCAGTTTACCCAGCACCATATGTTGAAAAAACCTTTGTATATTGAatagtcttggcacccttgttgaaaatcaattgaccatatatgcTAAGGTTTATTTGTGGGCATTCTATTTTACattattctgttccattccatttttcaaaatgtctgtctttatgccagtaccacactgctTTGACTATAATACCTTTATTGTTAAGTTTTTAAATCTGCAAATGTGAGACCTCCAActctgttctttttcaagattgttttgtctattcGGTGTCTCTtaagattccatatgaattttaggatggatctttctgtttctgcaaaaaatgccattgggTTATTCACAGGgtttacattgaatctatagattgctttgctTAGTATTATCAGCTTAACAACATTAagtcctgtggtccccaacccagcgtgctgtggcctattaggaaccaggccataTAGTAGGAGGTGAGCAgttgggtgggtgtgggggggggcGTATGCAGCACAGAAGGAGGTGAGTGGGGCAAGGGAGtaaagtttcatctgtatttacagcagctccccattgcttatatcactgcctgagctccacctcccctccctgcccccgtcagtgaaaaaactgtcttccatgaaaccagtccctggtgccaaaaagattggggaccactgttctaatccatgaacataaaTGCCTTGCTTTGCatgtatttgtatcttttaaattttttgtcattaatactttgtagtttttagtatacaagtcttttgcctccttggttaaatttattcctaagtattttattctttttgacacTACTGTAAATGGAATTCgtttctcaattttgttttaaattattcatttttagggTATAGAAATGCAGTTTTTTGTGTGTAGATTTTGTATCCTGTAGCTTTTCTAAGTTCGTTTATTAGCTCTGATAGTATTTTTTGTGAATCTGATAGTATTTTTTGTGAATAGtattttttgtgaattttaggattttctgCATATAAATTTATGTCATTGGCAAGCagacataattttactttttcctttccaattcgaatatcttttatttcttaattgttttCTGACCAGAACTTTcaatactgtgttgaatagaaatggtgaaagcagcatccttctttttcttgatcttagaggaaaagctttcagacTTTCATCATTGagcatgatgttagctgtgggtttttcatttatgacctttatcatgttgaggaaacATGAGGAAATCATGTTGTGTTCATAGTTTAtttagtgtttgtttttatgataacagtgttgaattttgtcagatgtttttgtgttgaattttgtcaaatgccttccACTGGGGAGGCAAGGGCTAGTAAAAATACCTTGAAACTTTCTTGCCAATTTGAAGATGGATTTTACTTGATTTGGGACCTTTGCTGGATTGTAGTAAAGATTTGACTATTTTGTATAAGTCCTACAAAGTTGGTTCAGACAGCTTCTGGTTTTTTTGATGTTTCTGTGGAGAATGTTCCCCCATGCCTTTTATTCCCTTCTTTgggtattccttttttttttttttttttttttttttagagtctagCGGCTTTTATTAGTTTTCTCTCCTATGCCATGAACTCACAGGGAATAGGTTCCAGCAAGGCTCAAGGTCCTTTTCTTATGCTTCTTGCAAAGTGTGGTATGCCTATTACACCATGAATTCACAGGGATTGGGTCCCAGCACCTCGGGCTCCTCTCCACTGCTTCTCACAAAGTGTGAGACACCTATTATGCCATGAATTCATAGGGAATAGGTTCCAGCAGCTCGAGCTCCTTTCCATTGGTTCTCACAAAGTGTGCTTCTCTGGGTGGAACAGGCTGGCGCTTCAATTGAACCCAGgttcctttctctttggcttccttctttttctgatcattttccttcacaCGTTTCAGGAAGCTATCTGGGCTCTTAGAGTGCTTAATGTGCTCAGTATGCACATTAATCCTCTTGGCAAGAATCTTGCCCTTAACTGGTTTGTTTACAACAATTCCAACAGCATGCTGGGTAACATTGTAGACTCTTCCAGTTTTACCGTGGTAACATTTGTGGGGCATGCCTTTTTGAACAGTACCCATTCCCTTGATGTCTACAATATCACCTTTGTTGTAGATTCGCATGTATGTGGCCAAAGGAACAACTCCATGTTTTCTAAAAGGCCTAGAGAACATGTATCGGGtacctctcctctttccctttgtgttcATCATTTTGGCGAATTACTGGAAGATGGTGGCTCTGGCTGAAAGGCTGGGTATTCCTTGATAGGGCCTCTTGTCCTATCcttatctctttatttcttttatattttccagctttctttttctctctgtgctgtgTGATTTCCTCAGATCTGATTTCCAGTTTGCTACTAGTAAGTTGATTGTTATTTTCTCCTAGCATGTTCAAATTAATACTCCAGTTTTTGGTAGCATTAGTTATTGTAGTGGATGAGAAAATGGTTGTCATTTTGATTATTGTTTCTTTTGAGATGATTTGTCATTAGAATATGGATtcttcaccatcaaattggtattaactgatgaacacttaagtgcatatatagatAGTAATGATATTCATTGGGTGTttggcagatgggaggagggaagaggggatgggtatataatatacacacctaatgggtgtggtacacactgtctgggggatggacacgcttgaagctctgacttgggtgggacaagggcaatatatgtaacctaaacatttgtacccccgtaatatgctgaaataaaaaaaaataaataccattactagagctaaaataaaagaatctggattttaattttttctgtctttgaatattttaaatgtacttattttaaaaatattttttggattgtAATAGTACAATCCTAGTTCTTACAGAAGAGAATCCACTTGGTTGCTTTGACTGCTGTCTGTCTGTCATGTTGGTTTACTAGTGTGGTTTGTAATTTTTGACTCTGAAGTTCTCTTGGATGGCAGTtgtttctttgggattttcttctttgacctgGGTTCTAGAGATGTTTTTTGgggcagtttttctttttacctcttcTTGGAGCTTGCTGCTGCTGGttcagaatttgttttaattttttaaaacctaagtgggcagtataaatttaaatgataaagCTTCTGGGTAACTGTTGTACCACAGTGTAAGGCTACCTGCCATATTCCCTGCGGTGTCCTGGGCCAGTGGGCTTCATGCCGTAACCTTATTTCAAACTCCCAGTTCCTGAAGAATGTCCTTCTGCCTACGGGATGAAATTCTAATTCCCACCTACAGTCAGTCCTTGCTATTCAttgtagttatgttctataaagtcagtGTAAAcattgaattaatgaatactgAACTATTGCTTCTAGAGGAGATACAGGGTTAGGTTCTTGTGAGCCTCTCTTCATAACATTTTTATCAACCagtcaatacataaccttgtatGTTTCTATTCAAAGATACCTTACCTTACATATGTTGTTGATTCATTACCATTGAAGTCACGACTAACAGCACTGTATAACTGGTGCCTGAATGAAGGTTATCTAACACGTATTTCTCTATAAGGACATCCCAGCCTTCTTGCCCTTAGGGCCACTAGACATGACTTGAGTACTATGCTTAGGGGCCATATTAAACAGctaaatcaccaacaaaaagtagaaaactgtGAAAAGCACGGTACCAAATAGATCAGGAAAAGGACATTTGTTTATAGTATGAGAGCTCAAACAGGAAAGCAATGTCCCCTTTTCGACCTCTGGTGACTCAGATTTTTGACAGCTCTTTAAATAGCCATGAATGAACAGGGAGGTGTCATAAGTATTGATCTTTGGGTTATAAATCAATTTATTGATTAGACAAATAAAGAATAcagaatctgcaaataatgaggaTTGAATGTATCTAGTTCTGAAACCTCTCTACTGGCTATTTGGCTTTAGCCACTGCTCTCTGCTCTGGCTttgaatttctctttcatttctagtaCTTGGGAGCTTCTTTTTTTTGCGTTCTAGGTCTGCTATGTAGTTTTAAAAGACTCACACCCACATTTGTTACACTTTACCCAGTATTTCTGTGTATTTGGATTAGGAGCAGAATATTTTGGTTAAAATCAATCTGACTTATTATGTGGGTATGTTATTTACTTATAAAGAAGTAAAACATATACTCAGGACTGTTAAAGCTAGAAGAGATCTTAAAGATTATCTTGATGGGTCCTTAACTTGTGCTTCAGGGCATCTGGGATCTCTTGAGATTGTACAGAAGTTagtatatgtacatttttctggGAAGAAAGTTCATATCTTTTATCATATTCTCAAGGGGTCtatgcttctttaaaaatgtaagaagcACTGTTCTAGTCTACTTGTATTTTAATTTGACAGGACAATTGCATATGTTCTCATTAGTTTATATCAGTCCAGTTAATAGTAACATTAGCtcgattttaaaataaaaataatcacatttatgaaatgatttctagttttttaaagaaatttaccaTGTCATCTTATTTTAATCTCTTCAC of the Lemur catta isolate mLemCat1 chromosome X, mLemCat1.pri, whole genome shotgun sequence genome contains:
- the LOC123628886 gene encoding 60S ribosomal protein L21-like, with product MMNTKGKRRGTRYMFSRPFRKHGVVPLATYMRIYNKGDIVDIKGMGTVQKGMPHKCYHGKTGRVYNVTQHAVGIVVNKPVKGKILAKRINVHTEHIKHSKSPDSFLKRVKENDQKKKEAKEKGTWVQLKRQPVPPREAHFVRTNGKELELLEPIPYEFMA